A DNA window from Flavisolibacter ginsenosidimutans contains the following coding sequences:
- a CDS encoding right-handed parallel beta-helix repeat-containing protein, with amino-acid sequence MIKKLTTAFLLLCTATLCFARTYFVAPTGSDNNPGTKALPFASVQRAQSLVAPGDTVYIRGGRYGMQESQIASRSGIKAFVIHLDKSGAEGKPIHYWAYPGEHPVFDFSAVKPAGFRVHAFEITGSWLHLKGLEVTGVQVTITDANTQSICFSNDGGSNNIYEQLNMHDGQGIGFFLTAGANNLVLNCDAYRNYDYTSKAGGGRNGGNVDGFGNHPSKGSVNNVFRGCRAWYNSDDGYDCISASEATVFENCWAFCNGYSADGVSRGDGNGFKAGGYGARVLAGLPDSIPHNTVRFCLAVMNKANGFYSNHHLAGSRWYNNTAYANGTNYNMLNRKAKTETDYLTDGPGYDHVLRNNLSLSPRSGTDIANYDPARCTIDHNSFLNGGITITAADFLSLDTAQLTALRGADGGLPRIDFMHLKNGSKAIDAGVDVGFSYAGKAPDLGCFEAEKK; translated from the coding sequence ATGATAAAAAAATTAACCACTGCTTTTCTACTTCTTTGCACCGCTACTCTTTGTTTTGCCCGCACGTATTTTGTTGCACCTACGGGCAGCGACAACAACCCCGGCACCAAAGCCCTTCCTTTCGCCAGTGTTCAAAGAGCACAAAGCCTCGTTGCGCCGGGCGACACGGTTTACATCCGCGGTGGCCGCTACGGAATGCAGGAGTCGCAGATTGCTTCGCGTTCAGGCATAAAAGCCTTTGTGATTCACCTGGATAAAAGCGGTGCAGAGGGGAAACCCATTCATTACTGGGCTTATCCCGGCGAACACCCGGTGTTTGATTTTTCCGCGGTAAAACCGGCCGGGTTTCGCGTGCACGCATTTGAAATCACCGGCTCCTGGCTGCACCTGAAAGGGCTGGAAGTTACCGGCGTGCAGGTAACCATCACCGATGCGAACACTCAGTCCATTTGCTTCTCCAATGACGGCGGCAGCAACAATATTTACGAACAATTGAACATGCACGATGGCCAAGGCATTGGCTTCTTTCTGACGGCGGGCGCCAACAATCTTGTGCTGAACTGCGATGCCTACCGCAATTACGATTATACCTCCAAGGCCGGTGGCGGACGCAACGGCGGCAATGTGGACGGCTTTGGCAATCATCCGTCGAAAGGCAGCGTGAACAACGTCTTTCGCGGTTGCCGTGCATGGTACAACAGCGACGACGGCTACGATTGCATCTCGGCATCGGAAGCAACGGTTTTTGAAAACTGCTGGGCCTTTTGCAACGGCTATTCGGCCGACGGCGTGAGCCGTGGCGATGGCAACGGATTCAAGGCCGGCGGTTACGGTGCAAGAGTCTTGGCCGGCCTGCCGGATTCGATACCGCACAACACCGTTCGCTTTTGCCTGGCGGTGATGAACAAGGCCAATGGTTTTTATTCGAATCATCACCTTGCGGGCAGCCGGTGGTACAACAACACGGCTTATGCCAACGGCACCAACTACAACATGCTGAACCGCAAGGCCAAAACCGAAACGGACTATTTAACCGACGGGCCAGGCTACGATCACGTGCTGCGCAACAACCTGAGCCTTTCGCCGCGTTCGGGAACGGATATTGCCAACTACGACCCAGCCCGTTGCACCATCGATCACAACAGCTTTCTCAATGGCGGGATCACAATTACTGCGGCTGATTTTTTAAGCCTCGACACAGCACAACTTACGGCACTGCGAGGGGCTGACGGTGGTTTGCCGCGCATTGATTTCATGCACCTCAAAAATGGAAGCAAGGCCATTGATGCAGGCGTTGATGTTGGCTTTTCCTATGCAGGCAAAGCCCCGGACCTGGGTTGCTTCGAGGCCGAGAAGAAATAG
- a CDS encoding DUF6250 domain-containing protein, translating into MKRVLTSLLIVGLTVLQTTASCQDSLPVLNKKTLLFSDDFTDTALGKNWILEVAEVERKACAVKDGQLELNTVGGVTAWYKKELRGNVLIEFDRRVVMEDGPNDRLSDLNQFWMATDPRRKMFSRKGDFKEYDSLQLYYVGMGGNYNTTTRMRRYDGGKLEIVGELKDSGHLLQPNKTYHIAILVKDGVSGFYVDGVRFFSYKDSRPFTHGWFGIRSTKSRQRIDRVRIWRIQ; encoded by the coding sequence ATGAAAAGAGTGCTCACTTCTCTGCTGATTGTTGGTTTAACCGTATTACAAACAACAGCTTCTTGTCAGGATAGCTTGCCTGTACTGAACAAGAAAACCCTTTTGTTTAGCGATGATTTTACCGACACGGCGCTCGGCAAAAATTGGATACTGGAAGTTGCGGAAGTAGAACGAAAGGCCTGCGCGGTAAAAGACGGTCAACTGGAATTGAACACTGTAGGCGGCGTAACCGCATGGTACAAAAAAGAACTGCGCGGCAATGTGCTGATAGAATTTGACCGCAGGGTAGTGATGGAAGACGGCCCCAATGACCGGCTGAGTGACCTGAACCAGTTTTGGATGGCGACAGACCCGCGGCGTAAGATGTTTAGCCGCAAAGGCGATTTTAAAGAATACGACAGCCTGCAACTTTATTACGTGGGCATGGGCGGCAACTACAACACCACCACAAGAATGCGCCGCTACGACGGTGGTAAGCTGGAGATCGTGGGCGAATTAAAAGACAGCGGGCACTTGCTGCAACCCAACAAAACTTATCACATTGCGATACTGGTGAAGGACGGCGTTTCCGGTTTTTACGTTGACGGAGTCCGCTTTTTTTCTTATAAGGATAGCCGGCCGTTCACGCATGGGTGGTTTGGCATCCGAAGCACCAAAAGCCGCCAGCGTATTGACCGTGTGCGGATATGGCGTATTCAGTAG
- a CDS encoding putative toxin-antitoxin system toxin component, PIN family — protein sequence MRLILDTNVLVSALIQRNYPHFIVDQILADSHLQLCLSEPLFTEYVKVLNREKFSRFPDFHFRAQTLLADVENSALKFSPTVGLNIISDPADNRLLELAETCQADYLITGNTNDFTMSEYKGTKIVSPKEMFDLLTK from the coding sequence ATGCGGCTCATTCTTGACACCAATGTGCTTGTTTCGGCCCTCATTCAGCGAAATTATCCCCATTTCATTGTTGACCAAATTTTAGCAGACAGCCATCTGCAGCTTTGCTTATCAGAGCCCCTCTTTACCGAGTATGTGAAAGTGCTGAACCGTGAGAAATTCAGCCGATTTCCAGACTTTCATTTCAGAGCACAAACGTTACTTGCGGACGTGGAAAACAGCGCATTGAAGTTCAGCCCAACGGTTGGTTTAAACATTATCAGCGACCCTGCTGACAATCGGTTGTTGGAACTTGCCGAAACATGCCAGGCAGATTATCTCATAACAGGGAATACGAACGATTTTACGATGTCTGAATACAAAGGGACGAAAATTGTGTCACCGAAAGAAATGTTTGACTTGCTCACTAAATAA
- a CDS encoding VOC family protein — translation MQTEILGVIPVLPSADIARDIAWYKEKAGFETSYSDTMYAVLYRGKICLHLQWHADTEDDPLLGGSVIRIGTKNIKPLFDEFVGRGTVSQTAFKTKTSWGTNEFGFFDLNKNAIFIMEDIE, via the coding sequence ATGCAAACTGAAATCCTTGGCGTTATTCCCGTTCTTCCTTCGGCTGACATTGCAAGAGATATTGCCTGGTACAAGGAGAAAGCGGGATTTGAAACAAGCTATTCGGATACAATGTATGCCGTTCTTTACAGGGGCAAGATTTGCCTGCACCTGCAATGGCATGCCGACACGGAAGATGACCCCTTGCTTGGCGGGTCAGTAATACGCATCGGTACAAAGAATATAAAGCCTCTTTTTGACGAATTTGTTGGGCGGGGAACCGTTTCGCAAACGGCTTTCAAAACAAAGACATCTTGGGGCACAAACGAGTTTGGCTTTTTTGATTTAAACAAGAATGCCATTTTTATTATGGAAGACATTGAGTAG
- a CDS encoding DoxX family protein codes for MKPKTINTLYWTFTLLFCALMIFSSWSSILVNEDSVKLIHGILGYPVYFIPFTGWAKLIGALVLLLPGSGRIKEWAYAGLFFDLIAAVYSGIALSHTFDPRMLIMLIWFAPGVLSYVYWQKKITLDSKKKVVAENKKEAALSY; via the coding sequence ATGAAACCCAAAACAATCAACACGCTGTACTGGACGTTCACTCTTCTGTTTTGTGCCTTAATGATTTTTTCGTCGTGGTCGAGCATACTGGTAAACGAAGATTCGGTTAAATTAATTCACGGCATACTGGGCTACCCGGTATATTTTATTCCCTTTACCGGCTGGGCGAAACTAATTGGCGCCCTTGTTCTCTTGCTTCCCGGTTCCGGAAGGATAAAAGAATGGGCTTACGCCGGTTTGTTTTTCGACTTGATTGCTGCCGTTTATTCCGGCATTGCGCTTTCTCACACGTTTGATCCGCGGATGCTGATAATGCTGATTTGGTTTGCACCGGGTGTGCTGTCATACGTTTACTGGCAGAAGAAAATAACCCTTGATTCAAAGAAGAAAGTCGTGGCTGAAAACAAAAAGGAAGCTGCCTTGTCTTATTGA
- a CDS encoding VOC family protein — MDNVGIVVESLDEAVSFFTELGLKLEGRATIEGEWAGRVTGLELQQVEIAMMVTPDGHSRLELSRFLTPPIVADHRNAPVNALGYLRVMFAVDDIDETLTRLYKHGATLVGEVVQYLDAYRLCYIRGPEGILIGLAEQLSKK; from the coding sequence ATGGACAATGTCGGCATCGTGGTAGAATCCCTTGACGAGGCCGTCTCTTTTTTCACCGAGCTTGGTTTGAAGCTTGAAGGGCGGGCCACAATCGAAGGCGAATGGGCCGGACGTGTTACAGGGCTGGAACTTCAGCAGGTTGAGATTGCCATGATGGTCACCCCTGACGGTCACAGCCGCCTCGAACTCTCCCGATTTCTCACGCCGCCCATAGTAGCCGACCACCGCAATGCTCCGGTGAACGCTCTCGGATACCTACGCGTCATGTTCGCCGTGGACGACATTGACGAGACGCTCACCCGGCTCTACAAGCATGGCGCCACTCTCGTCGGCGAAGTGGTTCAGTACCTTGACGCGTATCGACTCTGCTACATCCGCGGGCCCGAAGGTATTCTCATCGGGCTGGCAGAGCAGCTCAGTAAGAAATGA
- a CDS encoding PA14 domain-containing protein: MKKNQLFYSLVFFLVSCTCNRETKSNPAATGNEHAKDSLAFGDTHQVSDGLEGKIYYLPVNTPKLPASFDTMKAVATIYTKTVNVPQRSWSTGFPGAGNRFEWFAIEYNGKFKPGKAGRYTFTLLSDDGSRLFIDDSLVINNDGLHGPAAKSGSLDLSASYHDMRLQYFQGPRYFVALQLFAHLDKEKDGLFPGTDFSLSTPGESTGPNWIVIGVVALLLLLLLFLLWRREKTKEKKS, from the coding sequence ATGAAAAAGAATCAACTTTTTTACAGCCTGGTCTTTTTCCTGGTAAGCTGCACGTGCAACCGCGAAACCAAAAGCAACCCGGCTGCAACGGGAAACGAACATGCAAAAGACAGCCTTGCTTTTGGCGATACGCACCAGGTTTCCGATGGATTGGAAGGAAAGATTTATTATTTGCCGGTGAACACGCCAAAGCTTCCCGCTTCCTTCGACACGATGAAAGCAGTGGCAACGATTTATACCAAAACGGTCAACGTTCCGCAACGTAGCTGGTCAACCGGGTTTCCCGGAGCCGGTAACCGCTTTGAATGGTTTGCCATTGAATACAACGGAAAGTTTAAACCGGGGAAAGCGGGTCGTTACACGTTTACATTGTTAAGCGACGATGGCTCCAGGCTTTTTATAGATGATAGCCTCGTCATCAACAACGATGGACTGCACGGCCCGGCCGCAAAGAGCGGCAGCCTCGATTTGTCAGCATCCTACCACGACATGCGCCTGCAATACTTCCAGGGGCCAAGGTATTTTGTGGCCCTGCAATTGTTTGCTCATTTGGACAAGGAAAAAGATGGCCTCTTTCCGGGTACGGATTTCTCGCTTTCCACACCGGGAGAAAGCACGGGGCCAAACTGGATCGTTATTGGGGTTGTGGCCTTACTGCTGCTTTTGCTCCTTTTTCTTCTGTGGAGAAGAGAAAAGACCAAAGAGAAAAAAAGCTAA
- a CDS encoding phosphosulfolactate synthase, which translates to MNFHLKNIPQRTTQPRTHGLTVVIDKGLSLAETRNLLSAASPYVDMVKLAYGTPLLTLGLKEKIKLYQQHNVTVFLGGIFFEAFVARNQFAAYLSFLQDYGISCTEVSDGSITITQAEKCGYIETLSKYGTVLSEVGSKDKDHKQVTPPYRWIEIINTELNAGASYVVAEGRESGTYGIYRDTAEVREGLIQEILTKIPGEKMIWEAPQKDQQLFFIKTGGANVNLANIEPQDVIPLETMRLGLRSDTFHQYLSNAGITG; encoded by the coding sequence ATGAACTTTCACCTGAAAAATATTCCGCAACGCACGACGCAACCAAGAACACACGGCCTCACCGTTGTCATTGACAAAGGGCTGAGCCTTGCAGAAACAAGAAACCTTTTATCGGCAGCTTCTCCTTATGTTGACATGGTAAAGCTGGCCTATGGAACGCCCTTGCTAACGCTTGGCCTGAAAGAAAAAATAAAGCTTTACCAGCAGCATAACGTAACGGTCTTTCTTGGCGGCATCTTCTTTGAAGCCTTTGTGGCACGCAACCAGTTTGCCGCGTATTTATCGTTCCTGCAGGATTACGGCATTTCCTGCACCGAGGTTTCGGACGGTTCCATTACCATTACACAGGCCGAAAAATGCGGCTACATTGAAACGCTCAGCAAATACGGCACGGTACTCAGCGAAGTGGGTTCAAAGGACAAAGACCACAAACAGGTAACACCGCCGTACCGCTGGATTGAAATCATCAACACCGAACTTAATGCCGGCGCCAGTTACGTTGTTGCCGAAGGTAGAGAGTCGGGCACGTATGGCATTTACCGCGATACAGCGGAAGTGCGGGAAGGCTTGATCCAGGAAATCCTGACAAAGATTCCCGGCGAAAAAATGATTTGGGAAGCGCCGCAAAAAGACCAGCAATTGTTTTTTATTAAAACGGGTGGAGCAAACGTCAACCTCGCCAACATCGAACCGCAGGACGTGATTCCGCTGGAAACCATGCGGCTTGGTTTGCGCAGCGATACCTTTCACCAGTATTTGAGCAATGCCGGAATAACCGGCTAA
- a CDS encoding SDR family oxidoreductase, translated as MDEREVITRKKVIGGLGLDLASLAVSPSFATPAAKAGDAGTEALEDPTTKYPKPPFKSQSQPWPGLAKDMDPKPDHGEKSYKGSGRLAGRKALITGGDSGMGRAAAIAYAREGADVAINYFPAEEPDAKEVIALIKAEGRKAIAIPGDLRDEAFCRHLVAEAVQGLGGLDIVVNNAGRQQAKQSILDITTEEFDATMKTNIYAPFWIIKAALPHLRPGSVIIGTTSEQAYDPSPDLYDYAQTKAATMNYVKSLAKQLGPKGIRVCGVAPGPIWTPLQISGGATQEKVMKFGSDTSLGRPGQPAELASIYVQLAANDGSFATGNIYGSGGGKGQP; from the coding sequence ATGGATGAAAGAGAAGTGATCACCCGCAAAAAAGTAATCGGCGGATTGGGCCTTGACCTTGCTTCGCTTGCCGTGTCGCCCTCGTTTGCAACACCCGCCGCAAAAGCCGGTGATGCCGGTACGGAAGCCCTTGAAGACCCAACCACAAAATACCCGAAGCCGCCCTTCAAATCACAATCGCAGCCCTGGCCGGGATTGGCAAAAGACATGGACCCCAAACCCGACCACGGCGAAAAAAGCTACAAAGGCTCGGGGCGTTTAGCCGGACGAAAAGCCCTCATCACGGGCGGCGATTCGGGCATGGGCCGTGCCGCCGCCATTGCCTATGCACGGGAAGGTGCGGACGTAGCCATCAATTATTTTCCAGCGGAAGAACCCGACGCCAAAGAAGTGATTGCATTAATTAAAGCCGAAGGACGAAAGGCGATTGCGATTCCGGGTGATTTGCGCGACGAAGCTTTTTGCAGGCACCTTGTTGCAGAAGCCGTGCAGGGCCTCGGCGGTTTGGACATTGTGGTGAACAACGCCGGCCGGCAACAGGCAAAACAATCCATTCTTGACATTACGACGGAGGAATTTGACGCCACGATGAAGACCAACATCTATGCACCCTTCTGGATCATCAAAGCTGCGTTACCGCACCTGAGACCGGGTTCGGTGATCATTGGCACCACATCAGAGCAGGCTTACGATCCCTCGCCCGATTTGTACGATTATGCGCAAACAAAAGCGGCCACGATGAACTACGTAAAATCCCTGGCAAAGCAACTCGGGCCCAAAGGCATCCGGGTGTGCGGCGTGGCGCCCGGACCAATTTGGACACCGCTTCAAATCAGCGGCGGCGCTACGCAGGAAAAAGTAATGAAGTTTGGCAGCGATACGTCACTTGGCCGACCCGGTCAGCCCGCGGAGCTGGCTTCTATTTACGTTCAGTTGGCGGCCAACGATGGCAGCTTTGCAACGGGAAATATTTATGGTTCTGGCGGCGGCAAAGGCCAACCCTGA
- a CDS encoding DUF892 family protein: protein MLDEKNTVQSFLQQIQHLFSAELQLTQAIPKMMAKAKGLGLRKNLVLHLAETDQHKEALRLICKSFDAEAGGVINADMQAILEEGEQAISNAGDDVDAVIIAGAKKVEAWEIAQYETVSQTAKSLGYVGIAARLRFTQQEEIQTLTKLSFMEKELPFKEVQLATMNL, encoded by the coding sequence ATGCTCGACGAAAAGAATACAGTGCAATCCTTTCTTCAACAAATACAACATCTTTTTAGCGCCGAACTTCAACTCACGCAGGCCATCCCGAAGATGATGGCAAAGGCAAAAGGTTTGGGTTTGCGAAAGAACCTGGTCCTTCATCTCGCTGAAACCGATCAGCACAAAGAAGCGCTACGCCTTATCTGCAAAAGTTTTGATGCGGAAGCCGGAGGCGTTATCAATGCAGATATGCAGGCTATTCTTGAAGAAGGCGAACAAGCCATAAGCAATGCCGGCGATGACGTTGATGCCGTTATCATTGCCGGTGCAAAAAAAGTAGAAGCGTGGGAGATAGCGCAATACGAAACCGTATCGCAAACGGCAAAAAGCCTTGGTTACGTTGGCATCGCCGCCCGGTTGCGATTCACCCAGCAAGAAGAGATTCAAACATTGACAAAACTGTCTTTTATGGAAAAGGAATTGCCTTTTAAAGAAGTCCAGTTGGCAACAATGAATCTTTAA